In the genome of Arachis stenosperma cultivar V10309 chromosome 2, arast.V10309.gnm1.PFL2, whole genome shotgun sequence, the window AGAAGACATCACGCTCGATAATTGTAATAATTTTTCTCTGTGTGAGGTTGTTTGTCGTAACATTGATTTCattttgtttgtgtttgtgttCTTGTCTAAGAGTTGTGCATGTATGCTTATTAGTGCAAgtaattttttacttttgagaCTTCTTTGTAACTTTCATTTGGGTAATAGTAATGTTTTTTTAGTGAATTTAATTGTGataatgttaattttaattaaatatatttgttattaggggtattttagtaaatttgaaaagattagaatcgataataattttaattaaatatatttttattaagggtattttagtaaattttttattagaagtatttttgtaaattcaaaatgtaaaaatagtaataattttaattaaacatattattaagtgaaatttagaatcaataataatttaagtAAAGATATTTGATATTGGGggtattttgataaattttaaaaaaatagaatcaataataattttatttgaacatatttaatattaagggtattttagtaaatttaaaaaaattagaatcaatAAATAATTTTAGCTAAAGGTATTTGATATTaggggtattttagtaaattcaaaaaaaaattagaatcaataataattttagctaaacatatttattattaggggtattttagtaaatttattattagagatattttgtaaattaaaaaaacagtgtaaaaaataatatttaatagctttatatttaatttttagtcattaataatttaatttgaatgagTAAGGATAATTTTGACATATTACATAATATGACCAAGAAATTTAAACTCAaccaaacaaaaatttattcatTCCTAGGATTATTACATAACATTCCAAgacattaaattttataaacaaacataggtatcttctattcCAAGTAATCTTATTCCTAGGTATTATATTCCTAGGAATAACATTCCtagtaataaaatttaatctttgAACCACACACACCCTTAGTAATATGCCTTCAGATGCCAAATGGTCACAACTAATTGGTAAACCTATTTGTGGTCACCTTAGCCACCACAAAACATGGCCACCACAGAAgtcacctatatatatatatatatatatatatatatatatatatatatatattattgattGGAACGTATTTATTGTAGTTTCTAAGCTTTTAAATCTTCTTCGATCCAAGATTCAATGAATATCAATTATACAGATATGTTTGAATGTGAAATACTGTTACTGTGTTACATGATAAACCAACCAAATTGGGCAAAATAGAAGATACGCATATATgattcaaatataattttaattagtttgaGTCGTGAATTAAGTGGTTTTATTTGGTCCAAAAGAAAAGTCTAGAACAAATAGCAcgaaatattaattttaaattggtCCCTCTCCAATTTTTACTCCATGATGAGTCAATTTGTTTAACAACATGTCATGTGATAGTTCATATGTTACACATACATCAATCTTTTGttaattatgaatttaattttttatctattgacaacataaaaaaatttacacaaatattattattcaataacaTATTATTacattactaaaaaatatttaacttttaaatttatcagttaaaaatatttaaattttagagaaTAAGTCAATTTTTGGATCTATATATGCAAGTTGAAAGAATTTTTGGAGAGGTGCATGTATAAGAAAGGACGGGGCGAAGGGCAAATGATCTTTAAAATTTCATATAAACCCAAGTTAATTAACATAAAGAGTGTAAAGGtgaaatgataaaaatatattttaaaatgtttttgtaATGTTAAcgatattttattaaaaaattgtaaCTAATTTAGGAACttcattaaaatattaaattttaaaatgctAGAACTTATTAaatatgataaattttaaaaaataaaaactaatgaaataATCTAACTTAAATAAATCTTATAAAATAATAGTTTAAAATTATAACGTAAAGACATTGATATAGATATGATACAACATGACATATAGacatataaatttaaaatttttatgagaTATGAgaatataacatatatatacaatataaaatattttatagataaattataatgatattttagtattttattgatatgaaaatataaattaattttttaattatttttatattttttattatataaagtatttaaaatattatatgtttTAATAATATATGAGTTAATACTCAATTTAACTCGGACTCAATTTGACCTTCAAGATTCTAATAGATTCAAACTGGACCCCAAAATTTGTAATTATAGCTCGTATTAACTCTTAAGTTAATTTCCATTAACGACGTGTTAATTTAATACATTAACTCACTCTAATTTAGATTCTTCACTCAGGTTTCATGTGATAAAGACTTGTTAGAATTTTTAGAAGCTTGAGTGCTGCTCACAAAGCCTTAGATTTTCCAAATTAAACTTGTTATTGTCGACTTCGTAAAGATGTTAGGAACCTAGTCAAATTTTAGTAGATCTAGTAGATCTCAGTCACATGAAACTTAGGTAAAGAATCCAAATTTTGGCAAGTAGTTAATATGCAAAATTAATATGTTGATCACAAAAATTAGTTTAGGGACTGTCATGAGTTACTATTGTAAATTTTAGGGTCCAAATTGagtcaattataattttagagATCAATTTGAGTTCGACCACAAATTTCAAGAACCAAATTGAGTATTAACTCAATAatacatattatttttaaactcaTTTTAATAATACACGTTAAAAATATAGCTAGACATGCTTATATGTGATGGTGTTTAAATGTGCTCAAGCGcgtttgaaattttttttattaagacattATTAAATACAGAAGACACACATATTAAacaaatatcaataaaaattatattctaAATAGATAAATTTAGATTGTTTTTGACTAATTTATTTTAGATActaaatattttcaaatatttaattGCATCAAAATTCAACTAATTGGATAAAAGACTACACAcatctaataaattaaaaagattgaTAAATATACACTTGAATCCACTATAGCAAACACAtaagagcaatgctagggggcagcaatttttgtgattgttagccatcaactagccatcaataatgatttgatggtgtgagattggtgtgaaatttcatccaatggctcaccttcctctgctggttacatgctggccaaaattcaataaaactgctggcccTAGACTTTTCCAACACATAATGCACCTATATGTGCAAAGCCAAATAGTGATCTCAAAATTTAATGCAAGGTTGCTCCATGAAAACAACCTTCTCTTAAATGCATCATCTAACGCTTCCACCCACCCCACTCCCCCACTTCACCATTCTCCTTCCATCACCCAAATTCTCTTCCTTCTCCTTCCACAAATGGATTATTCCCCTTTTTACCCCTCTCTTTTTCCTTCTAtcccttcttctcctcctcctcctcccccATGTCCTCTTTCTTTTCCTCTCCTCCACCGCCTCCACTGCCACCGCCACCACCATCCGCCGCCGCCGCAGCCTACGTCACCAACCTCGGATTCGGTTACTCCATAGCCATAGCACTCggcttcctcttcctcctctccacaATCATCCTCTCTTCCTACCTCTGCTGCCGCGCTCTCCGCCACAACAACGACAACAATAACCGCCGCAGGAACCAAAACGACGGTGTCATTTTGCCACGTGTCATTTTCGTAGCTGAGAACGACGTTGAAAATAATCAGCCTGGTGGAGGAAACGACAGCGCCGTTTTGGGTCTGGACCAGATCGTAATTAACTCGTACCCTAAGTTTCAGTTTAACGGCAACAACGACGTCGATGTTGACAGCGTGTGTTCGATTTGTTTGTGTGAGTACAAGGATTCGGAGATGCTGAGGATGATGCCGGAGTGTCACCACTGCTTCCACGTGTCATGTCTTGATTCGTGGCTCAAGCTTAATGGCTCTTGCCCTGTTTGCCGGAACTCTCCGATGCCGACGCCGCTACCCACGCCACTGCAGGAGGTGGTGCCGCTCTCTCTCTATGCCGCTGATAGGAGGGGAAGGAGTTGAGTtgagttgacttttttttatttaacaaaaaaaaaaaactttactTGGAACTATGTTTAGTAAgtattttagtataaaaattagaatttaattttaatgcactgAATATTTTTATGCGtgtaatcaataaaaataattattttttatattgatcaTGTGAATAGTTATTCAAAAGAACGGGATATGATGGCACGGTcagtgcattaaaattaaattctaaaaattatatatagagacatgtttttagttttttgttGATGGATGATTACTTATTAGATTGTTAGAATAATTTTCATCTAAAAATAGTTTGTTATGTCAAGTAGTTTAATTTATATGAATATTGAATAGGCACctcttaatttataaaatctcaaaattgTAGCTAGTTTTATAATTGTCTCTAATTGCAAAAGTCTTTGTGTTTGTGTTCTGTTATATACAACTATATATTAAACACATTGTTCTAAGATTTCTCTTCTTGTGATGAAGGTCTATAAGTATTTTTAGTTGCTATGATAGTCATGTAGAGTGTATTCATTTTATACAATGCCAAGTAATTCATGTATGTACTTCATCGATTGGATCAATGTGTTAACATTCTACTTGGTGGCATATATGATCTAGTATATGATGGCCATTATTATAAAATCGagtataatgaaaaaaaaaattgtcaagaaaaaattgaaagagtTTTTGTTATGAAacattattcaattttttatactaTAATCTCATGACCTCAAATTTGCAATTTTTAAGTGAATACGAAGagattatattatttaagtTATAACTCGTTGATTTATAGTGTAAGAGTTTTACTACTAGATAGCTAGGCTTGATGATGATTCAATGCAAGAAAGGGAGTTGACTCCCTTTTGACCTTTTAGGCATTTTCTTCAATCTTCATAATACTTTTTTGGGGTTTCTTGTGACATGGGTTTGTAACTTGCATTGGAAGTAGCTTTATTAGTTATTGCTAATCAAGAATTATGTTTATTATGCGGTGCACTCATGAAGAATTGCTTAGGCATTCATCAATAAATTGGATTTTAATGGAAGAGGGGATAAATAAAATTGGCAAAATCTTTTTATGTAATATAAGTACAATGAATTTGAACTTCTTGTAATATACGATCAttctttgttttgtttgattTGACTTTGAGTTctattctcttttcttttctattttttaattttttttaaagtaataagtcaaataagtttttaaatttttttttcataaacttATAAGTCATAAAAGATacacttaaaaattttgtgatggactttaaaattattgaaaaaagataagTATCAATAAGTctctaaataattaaaatattagattCATAAATCCTAAAATTTTATATCGATAAAAATGATTTATCGTTTTATTAAGAACTTATAAGTTAACCGTTATAATTGATTGTAGATTGGAGCTCCGTTTAAGGGTCTATCGCTGACTAATGAGTTGTTGCATACAAAGACGGAATTCAAACCTTCGACACTTGT includes:
- the LOC130962158 gene encoding RING-H2 finger protein ATL67-like; this translates as MSSFFSSPPPPPLPPPPPSAAAAAYVTNLGFGYSIAIALGFLFLLSTIILSSYLCCRALRHNNDNNNRRRNQNDGVILPRVIFVAENDVENNQPGGGNDSAVLGLDQIVINSYPKFQFNGNNDVDVDSVCSICLCEYKDSEMLRMMPECHHCFHVSCLDSWLKLNGSCPVCRNSPMPTPLPTPLQEVVPLSLYAADRRGRS